A single genomic interval of Takifugu flavidus isolate HTHZ2018 chromosome 19, ASM371156v2, whole genome shotgun sequence harbors:
- the faxca gene encoding failed axon connections homolog: MYWRVGFAWTRSFVVDFGQNLSFSSGLLGSDEQLSLDGDVVARPLRDCGGIMSALGSDSWWRKTLYLTGGALLAAAAYLLYELLSIRKEEELDSKDAIILHQFSRPKTGAPSLSPFCLKLETYLRMLDLPYQNYFDGKLSPQGKMPWIEYNQEQVCGTEFIIDFLEERLGVSLNNSLTAQEKAVSHAVTKMVEEHFYWTIAYCQWVDNLEETQKMLSVSGPLSDVLKWILSHLTGGIVKREMYGHGIGRFSREKVYELMEKDMRTLATLLGDKKYLMGSKVTTVDAAVFSHLAPAMWTLPGTRPEQLIKGELINLALYCERIRQRFWPEWFVDPEDFCYKDITEGSNSASRLPDLGLYSRTDTFQDNTPHPSRTDSPQDLMSPASDPTGHSLYDSDMDTECSEIDQPKC; encoded by the exons ATGTACTGGCGCGTCGGCTTCGCCTGGACGCGGTCGTTTGTGGTTGACTTTGGCCAGAACCTGAGCTTCTCCTCCGGGCTGCTGGGCTCCGATGAGCAGCTCTCGTTGGACGGGGACGTCGTCGCCCGCCCGCTGCGGGACTGCGGCGGGATCATGTCCGCTTTGGGCTCGGATTCGTGGTGGCGGAAAACGCTGTATTTGACAGGAGGGGCTCTGCTCGCCGCTGCCGCTTATTTGCTGTACGAGCTGCTGTCTATCAG gaaggaggaagagctggactCTAAAGATGCCATCATCCTCCACCAGTTCTCCAGGCCCAAAACTGGCGCCCCGTCCCTGTCCCCTTTCTGCCTTAAGTTGGAGACCTACCTCCGCATGCTGGACCTGCCCTATCAG AACTACTTTGATGGGAAACTTTCACCGCAGGGAAAGATGCCTTGGATCGAATACAACCAGGAGCAGGTGTGTGGCACCGAATTCATCATCGACTTCCTGGAGGAGAGGCTGGGCGTGAGCCTCAACAACAGCCTGACAGCGCAGGAGAAGGCCGTGTCTCACGCCGTCACCAAAATGGTGGAGGAGCATTTCTACTG GACTATAGCATACTGTCAGTGGGTGGACAACTTGGAGGAAACCCAGAAGATGCTGTCAGTGAGCGGACCGCTGAGCGATGTGCTCAAGTGGATCCTGAGTCACCTGACAGGTGGGATCGTCAAGAGGGAGATGTACGGGCACGGGATCGGCCGCTTTTCACGGGAGAAGGTTTACGAGCTGATGGAGAAGGACATGCGCACGCTGGCCACTCTGTTAG GTGATAAGAAGTATCTCATGGGCTCTAAGGTTACGACCGTAGACGCTGCGGTGTTCAGCCACTTGGCACCCGCTATGTGGACGCTGCCTGGAACACGGCCAGAGCAGCTGATCAAAG GCGAGCTCATTAACCTGGCCTTGTACTGCGAGCGTATCCGCCAGCGATTCTGGCCTGAGTGGTTCGTAGACCCGGAGGACTTCTGCTACAAGGACATCACCGAGGGAAGCAATTCAGCCTCCAGACTCCCAGATCTGGGACTTTACTCCCGCACGGACACTTTCCAGGACAACACGCCACACCCCTCGCGCACCGACTCGCCGCAGGACCTGATGTCACCCGCGAGCGACCCCACAGGCCACTCTCTCTACGACTCTGACATGGACACGGAGTGCTCTGAAATCGACCAGCCCAAGTGTTGA
- the ccnc gene encoding cyclin-C yields MAGNFWQSSHYLQWVLDKQDLMKERQKDLKYLSEEEYWKLQIFFANVIQALGEHLKLRQQVIATATVYFKRFYARYSLKSIDPVLMAPTCVFLASKVEEFGVVSNTRLISAATSVLKTRFSHAFPKEFPYRMNHILECEFYLLELMDCCLIVYHPYRPLLQYVQDMGQEDMLLPLAWRIVNDTYRTDLCLLYPPFMIALACLHVACVVQQKDARQWFAELSVDMDKILEIIRVILKLYDQWKNFDDRKEIAGMLNKMPKPKPPPNSEGDQSSNGNQSNSYSQS; encoded by the exons ATGGCTGGAAACTTTTGGCAGAGTTCTCATTA TTTGCAGTGGGTACTGGACAAACAAGACTTAATGAAAGAGCGTCAAAAGGATCTGAAGTACCTTTCTGAAGAGGAGTATTGGAAGCTGCAGATTTTCTTTGCTAATG TGATCCAGGCTTTGGGGGAACATTTGAAACTGCGGCAGCAAGTCATTGCCACTGCCACTGTTTACTTCAAACGCTTCTATGCCAG GTATTCACTGAAAAGTATAGATCCAGTGCTCATGGCCCCTACCTGTGTTTTTCTAGCTTCAAAAGTAGAG GAATTTGGAGTCGTGTCTAACACCAGGCTAATCTCTGCAGCAACCTCTGTCT TGAAAACCCGATTTTCCCATGCCTTTCCAAAGGAATTTCCTTATAGAATGAATCAT ATCCTCGAATGTGAGTTCTATCTTCTTGAATTAATG GACTGTTGCCTGATCGTGTACCATCCATACAGACCACTGTTGCAGTATGTGCAAGATATGGGTCAGGAGGACATGCTGCTCCCCCTGGCTTG GAGAATAGTTAATGACACATACAGGACAGATCTGTGTCTTCTGTACCCTCCATTCATGATTGCCTTGG CCTGTCTACATGTTGCCTGTGTGGTACAGCAGAAAGATGCCAGACAGTGGTTTGCAGAGCTCTCTGTTGACATGGACAAA ATTCTGGAGATTATCCGTGTCATTCTGAAGCTCTATGACCAGTGGAAAAACTTTGATGACAGGAAGGAGATAGCAGGCATGCTGAATAAGATGCCAAAACCTAAACCTCCTCCCAACAG TGAAGGTGATCAGAGCTCCAATGGGAACCAAAGCAACTCCTACAGCCAGTCTTAG